From one Burkholderiales bacterium genomic stretch:
- the gatB gene encoding Asp-tRNA(Asn)/Glu-tRNA(Gln) amidotransferase subunit GatB, translating into MNWEVVIGLETHVQLLTKSKIFSGASTAFGEAPNTQACAVDIALPGVLPVLNKAAVEKAIMFGLAVDAKINRRSVFARKNYFYPDLPKGYQISQYEIPIVQGGQLPIEIDGVKKTVRLTRAHLEEDAGKSLHENFKDMSGIDLNRAGTPLLEIVSEPDMRSAEEAVAYVQKLHKLVVDYQICDGNMQEGSFRFDANVSVRRKGSDKLGTRCEIKNLNSFRFLEHAIEYEAARQIEILQDGGVIEQETRLYDPDKNETRSMRTKEEAHDYRYFPDPDLLPLEVSESWIERVRASMPKSQEEREAEIRQFPEIPEYQVIQHAATPQSTVFASTTFAIVPPADRPNVSNLILGPLSALLKQEHRDIEDSKVSPEQIKALWEPVSNKTISNTTAVSVVLPALWHGEGSVEEIIEKRGLKQISDSAAIEKIVDEVLAANAKQVADYRAGKEKAFNSLVGQVMKATQGKANPQQVNEILKRKLAS; encoded by the coding sequence GTGAACTGGGAAGTCGTGATCGGGCTTGAAACACACGTGCAGCTATTGACCAAGTCCAAAATTTTCTCTGGCGCATCTACTGCATTTGGCGAGGCGCCCAACACCCAAGCGTGCGCAGTGGATATTGCATTGCCCGGTGTGCTCCCGGTACTGAACAAGGCTGCTGTGGAAAAAGCTATCATGTTCGGCTTGGCGGTTGATGCAAAGATCAACCGACGCTCGGTATTTGCACGCAAGAATTATTTTTATCCGGATTTGCCCAAGGGTTACCAGATCAGCCAGTACGAAATTCCCATCGTGCAGGGCGGGCAATTGCCGATTGAAATTGACGGCGTCAAAAAAACCGTGCGGCTGACTCGTGCGCATCTGGAAGAAGATGCTGGCAAATCGCTGCACGAAAATTTCAAGGATATGTCTGGGATTGATCTAAACCGCGCCGGCACCCCGCTTCTCGAAATTGTTTCGGAACCCGATATGCGGTCAGCCGAAGAAGCTGTTGCCTATGTTCAAAAGCTCCACAAATTGGTGGTTGATTACCAGATTTGTGACGGCAACATGCAGGAAGGTTCTTTTCGTTTCGACGCTAACGTATCGGTGCGCAGGAAAGGTTCCGACAAACTCGGCACCCGCTGCGAAATCAAGAACCTCAACTCATTCCGCTTTCTTGAGCACGCAATTGAATACGAGGCTGCGCGGCAGATTGAAATTCTGCAAGACGGTGGCGTGATCGAGCAGGAAACCCGGCTCTACGATCCGGACAAGAACGAAACGCGCTCAATGCGTACCAAAGAGGAAGCGCACGACTACCGCTACTTTCCAGATCCCGACCTGCTGCCGCTTGAGGTCTCGGAATCGTGGATAGAGCGAGTCCGCGCCTCAATGCCTAAGAGTCAGGAAGAGAGGGAAGCTGAAATCAGACAGTTTCCAGAAATACCCGAGTATCAGGTTATTCAGCATGCTGCAACTCCCCAATCAACGGTCTTTGCGTCGACTACGTTTGCCATCGTGCCACCAGCAGATAGGCCGAATGTTTCGAACCTAATTTTGGGTCCGCTCAGCGCCCTGCTCAAGCAAGAGCATCGCGACATTGAAGACAGTAAAGTGTCTCCGGAACAAATCAAGGCACTTTGGGAGCCTGTTTCCAACAAAACTATATCAAATACAACCGCAGTAAGCGTCGTGCTGCCTGCACTGTGGCATGGAGAGGGCTCGGTTGAGGAGATTATCGAAAAGCGCGGACTGAAGCAGATCAGCGACTCTGCGGCAATCGAGAAAATCGTCGATGAGGTGCTTGCCGCAAACGCAAAGCAGGTCGCGGATTATCGAGCTGGAAAAGAAAAGGCTTTCAATTCACTTGTTGGCCAGGTAATGAAAGCAACCCAGGGCAAGGCGAATCCTCAACAAGTAAATGAAATATTGAAACGTAAACTGGCGAGTTAA
- a CDS encoding MFS transporter, translated as MGSSSKNGNAYLEIFRNPRIAVVFLFGFSSGLPLALTGSTLQAWLAVSNVDIQTIAWFSWIGVPYLVKFLWSPLMDRFVPPWLGRRRGWMLATQLGLALGIVAMGLTSPERSLLLLGLIALYVALASASQDIVVDAYRTDLLNPSERGMGAAVSVLGYRVAILVSGGVALVLADQIGWRVTYFLMALVMGVGVLTSLFAPEPQTPAATPRTLQAAVVEPLKDFFSREGALLLLLLIILYKFGDALASTLTTAFLIRGVGFSPTEVGVINKGLGLAALLIGALIGGMLLTRMSLYRALMWFGWLQAISCLSFMFLAWAGKSYPWLVFAVGFENFASGMGTAAFVAFAMSLCNHSYSATQYALLSALASLGRVLFGPITGETVVLLGWPKFFFITFIAALPGLWLLWLLRKQIPVIEKRDS; from the coding sequence GTGGGGTCATCGTCTAAAAACGGCAACGCCTATCTTGAGATCTTTCGCAACCCTCGTATTGCGGTAGTGTTCTTGTTCGGATTTTCTTCGGGGCTCCCGCTTGCACTGACAGGTAGCACCTTACAGGCGTGGCTGGCAGTTTCCAACGTTGATATCCAAACCATTGCCTGGTTTTCCTGGATCGGCGTGCCTTATCTCGTTAAGTTTCTATGGTCGCCGCTCATGGATCGCTTCGTACCGCCGTGGCTTGGACGCCGGCGCGGCTGGATGCTGGCAACCCAGCTCGGATTGGCACTCGGCATCGTTGCCATGGGCCTGACTTCTCCTGAGCGCTCGCTGTTGCTGTTGGGGTTGATCGCGCTGTACGTGGCGCTTGCATCCGCATCGCAAGACATCGTAGTGGACGCCTACCGTACTGACCTGTTGAACCCGTCCGAACGCGGCATGGGCGCGGCGGTAAGTGTGCTCGGTTATCGGGTTGCGATATTGGTGTCAGGTGGAGTCGCTTTGGTTCTTGCCGACCAAATCGGCTGGCGAGTCACTTATTTTCTGATGGCGCTCGTTATGGGTGTAGGTGTATTGACTTCGCTGTTTGCACCCGAGCCGCAAACGCCGGCCGCAACACCGCGTACTTTGCAAGCCGCTGTCGTGGAACCGCTTAAGGATTTTTTCTCGCGAGAGGGCGCACTGCTGTTGCTACTTTTAATAATACTTTACAAATTTGGCGACGCCTTGGCATCAACCCTTACCACCGCATTTCTTATACGCGGCGTCGGCTTTTCGCCAACCGAGGTCGGAGTGATCAACAAAGGACTGGGGCTTGCAGCGCTGCTGATCGGGGCGCTGATTGGAGGAATGCTGCTCACGCGCATGAGCCTTTACCGCGCGCTGATGTGGTTCGGCTGGCTTCAGGCAATATCCTGTCTCTCGTTTATGTTTCTTGCTTGGGCGGGTAAGAGCTACCCTTGGCTGGTTTTTGCGGTGGGGTTTGAGAATTTTGCGAGCGGCATGGGTACTGCGGCATTTGTCGCGTTCGCCATGAGCCTATGCAACCACAGTTATAGCGCGACCCAGTACGCGCTGCTCTCGGCTCTAGCATCGCTTGGACGGGTACTGTTCGGGCCGATTACGGGGGAAACTGTGGTGCTCCTGGGCTGGCCGAAATTCTTTTTTATTACCTTTATTGCTGCATTGCCCGGCCTGTGGCTGCTCTGGCTGCTGCGCAAGCAGATTCCAGTCATCGAAAAAAGGGACAGCTAG
- the metW gene encoding methionine biosynthesis protein MetW has product MSVELDETILHDPALKERTDFAAVATWIRPGSKVLDLGCGDGALLRYLKQSLSVRGYGVEIDDASILASVRNGVNVIQNDLETGLSGFESNSFDYVILSQTLQAMRHTERIVKEILRVGREGVVTFPNFGYWRARWQVFFGRMPVSKNLPYQWYDTPNVHLCTIDDFEAFCAEHAIRILERVVITGKNVVKLFPNLLGSIAVYRFEKGA; this is encoded by the coding sequence ATGAGCGTCGAACTCGACGAAACAATTCTGCATGATCCGGCGCTGAAGGAACGTACTGATTTTGCCGCCGTAGCCACATGGATCAGGCCCGGCTCGAAAGTTCTGGATCTCGGCTGCGGGGACGGTGCGCTGCTCCGCTATCTCAAGCAATCGCTCTCAGTACGCGGCTACGGTGTCGAAATTGATGACGCCAGCATTCTCGCGAGCGTCCGGAACGGAGTAAATGTGATACAAAATGACCTTGAAACCGGGCTTTCCGGGTTCGAGTCGAATTCTTTTGATTACGTGATCCTGTCGCAGACGTTGCAGGCGATGCGCCATACCGAGCGCATTGTAAAGGAAATATTGCGCGTGGGACGCGAGGGCGTTGTTACATTTCCTAATTTCGGCTACTGGCGCGCGCGTTGGCAGGTGTTCTTCGGCCGCATGCCGGTGTCCAAGAATCTTCCGTACCAGTGGTACGATACACCCAACGTGCACTTATGCACCATTGATGATTTTGAGGCTTTTTGCGCGGAACACGCAATACGAATCCTGGAACGGGTAGTGATAACAGGAAAAAACGTAGTTAAGCTGTTTCCCAACCTGCTAGGGAGCATCGCCGTGTACCGTTTTGAGAAAGGAGCGTAA
- a CDS encoding rod shape-determining protein, whose amino-acid sequence MFGFLNSYFSNDLAIDLGTANTLIYVRGKGIVLNEPSVVAIRQEGGPNGKKVIQEVGLAAKQMLGRTPGNITAIRPMKDGVIADFTITEQMLKLFIKKAYDSRLFSLSPRIIVSVPCGSTQVERRAIRESAIGAGASKVYLIEEPMAAAIGADLPIAEATGSMVVDIGGGTTEVGVVSLGGIVYAGSVRVGGDKFDDAIISYIRRNYGMLIGETTAELIKKEIGSAFPGSEVREMEVKGRNLAEGIPRSFTISSNEILEALTDPLNAIVSAVKSALEQTPPELGADIAEKGMVLTGGSALLRELDRLLMEETGLPVIVADDPLTCVVRGSGRALERMDKLSNIFAED is encoded by the coding sequence ATGTTCGGATTCTTAAATAGCTATTTTTCAAACGACCTGGCGATAGACCTGGGAACTGCCAATACTCTGATCTACGTGCGCGGCAAAGGAATCGTGCTCAATGAACCCTCAGTGGTAGCCATCCGCCAGGAAGGCGGACCGAATGGGAAAAAGGTCATCCAGGAAGTGGGCTTGGCAGCCAAGCAAATGCTCGGGCGCACGCCCGGTAACATCACCGCGATACGCCCCATGAAAGACGGCGTCATTGCCGATTTCACGATAACTGAGCAGATGCTCAAACTCTTCATCAAGAAAGCGTACGACTCTCGATTGTTCAGTCTTTCTCCGCGCATCATCGTCAGCGTTCCCTGCGGGTCTACCCAGGTTGAACGCCGCGCAATTCGGGAATCAGCGATCGGAGCGGGTGCCAGCAAGGTATACCTTATTGAAGAGCCGATGGCGGCAGCAATCGGCGCTGACCTGCCAATCGCAGAGGCAACCGGATCGATGGTGGTGGATATCGGCGGCGGGACGACCGAAGTCGGCGTAGTTTCGCTCGGCGGAATTGTCTACGCGGGTTCGGTACGCGTGGGCGGCGACAAATTCGACGACGCAATCATCAGCTACATACGCCGCAACTACGGCATGCTGATTGGGGAAACCACGGCTGAACTGATAAAAAAGGAAATCGGCTCGGCCTTCCCGGGCAGCGAGGTGCGTGAAATGGAAGTCAAAGGACGTAACTTAGCGGAAGGCATTCCCAGGAGCTTTACCATTTCCAGCAATGAAATTCTGGAGGCGCTAACCGATCCGTTAAACGCAATCGTCAGTGCAGTCAAATCTGCCCTTGAACAAACTCCTCCGGAACTTGGCGCGGATATCGCGGAAAAAGGCATGGTGTTGACCGGCGGCAGTGCGCTGCTGCGCGAGCTTGACCGCCTGCTGATGGAAGAAACCGGATTGCCGGTGATCGTTGCCGACGATCCGTTAACCTGCGTGGTGCGCGGCTCGGGACGGGCGCTGGAAAGAATGGACAAATTGAGCAACATTTTTGCAGAGGATTAA
- a CDS encoding DUF4124 domain-containing protein — MSYAALLLFSVILGAPAFAVMYKWVDENGVTHYGDTIPPEYENRPNEELNKRGVVIKKNDAALTPEQIKARDEEIAKRKKRTEENRRDAILLGTYSSVEEIDLARDRNLGQIEKVIKDSEAQLKSVEDQLDASRKNLAAYEREKQPVPDTLRGDIEILEKNKQDLEVAIVQKRSDADDMRARFEDDKKRYIELTQPAAQAGVKK; from the coding sequence ATGTCCTACGCAGCCTTGCTGCTGTTCTCAGTCATACTCGGCGCTCCGGCATTTGCCGTAATGTATAAATGGGTGGATGAAAACGGCGTCACCCACTATGGTGATACCATTCCCCCGGAATACGAAAACCGTCCTAATGAAGAGTTGAACAAACGGGGCGTGGTCATCAAGAAGAATGATGCCGCGCTGACACCGGAACAAATCAAGGCCCGAGACGAAGAGATAGCAAAGCGTAAAAAAAGGACAGAAGAGAATCGCAGGGACGCGATTTTGCTGGGAACTTACTCGAGCGTCGAAGAAATTGATCTTGCGCGCGACCGCAATCTGGGGCAAATCGAGAAGGTAATCAAAGATTCCGAAGCGCAGCTAAAATCCGTGGAAGATCAATTAGACGCGAGTCGCAAAAATCTCGCAGCTTATGAACGAGAAAAACAGCCAGTGCCCGACACATTACGCGGCGACATTGAGATACTGGAAAAGAACAAGCAAGACCTTGAGGTGGCTATCGTGCAAAAACGCAGCGACGCCGACGACATGCGCGCGCGCTTTGAAGATGACAAGAAGCGCTACATCGAGCTGACCCAACCCGCCGCTCAAGCCGGCGTCAAAAAATAA
- the pyrE gene encoding orotate phosphoribosyltransferase — MSDFRQEFIRFAVSKNVLRFGEFKTRAGRLSPYFFNAGSFHDGESLFGLAQFYAKAILSAKVQFDVLFGPAYKGIPLVVGTAIALAQNGHNVPFCFNRKEVKDHGEGGALIGATLNGRVLIVDDVISAGTSVRDSVQLIRANRATPCCLAIALDRMERGSGELSAVQEVKLKYDLPVISIITLDDVLNYLQTREEMVHNLLAVRKYRQIYGVDANAA; from the coding sequence ATGTCCGACTTCAGACAGGAATTCATCCGCTTCGCGGTAAGCAAAAATGTGCTGCGCTTTGGTGAATTCAAAACCCGAGCCGGACGTTTATCGCCATATTTCTTCAATGCCGGTTCGTTTCATGATGGCGAATCGCTTTTTGGGCTTGCGCAATTTTACGCCAAAGCCATACTCTCCGCTAAGGTACAGTTTGACGTCCTGTTTGGACCCGCCTACAAAGGCATTCCGCTGGTCGTGGGTACTGCCATCGCGCTTGCCCAAAATGGTCATAATGTGCCGTTTTGCTTTAACCGCAAGGAAGTCAAGGATCACGGTGAAGGCGGCGCCTTGATCGGGGCGACGCTGAACGGACGGGTATTGATCGTTGACGATGTAATTTCCGCAGGCACGTCGGTGCGCGATTCGGTGCAACTCATTCGCGCAAATCGGGCAACGCCCTGTTGCCTGGCGATTGCTCTGGACCGAATGGAGCGAGGCAGCGGCGAGCTATCGGCGGTCCAGGAGGTAAAGCTGAAATATGATCTCCCCGTCATCAGCATCATCACACTGGACGACGTGCTTAATTACCTTCAAACCAGGGAAGAGATGGTCCATAATTTGCTAGCGGTGCGGAAGTACCGCCAAATATATGGTGTCGACGCAAATGCAGCTTAG
- a CDS encoding exodeoxyribonuclease III: MLRIITLNLNGIRSAVTKGFLRWLVKSQGDIVCLQEIKAQAKDMPRQTLNPARYNGWFHYAEKKGYSGVGMYCAPEPDKVITGLGIADIDSEGRYLRCDFGNLSVVSVYLPSGSSSEDRQAVKFSFMRRFFPHLREIAESGREFVLCGDWNIAHKEIDLKNWRGNQKNSGFLPEERAWLTRVFDELHLVDVFRVLNKQPEQYTWWSNRGQAWAKNVGWRIDYHIATPGIASKAKRVSIYKSRRFSDHAPLTIDYDYRL, from the coding sequence ATGTTACGCATAATCACATTAAACCTCAACGGAATCCGGTCAGCTGTTACCAAGGGATTTCTCCGCTGGCTTGTAAAATCTCAAGGTGACATTGTTTGCCTGCAAGAAATAAAAGCGCAAGCAAAGGACATGCCGCGCCAGACGCTTAACCCCGCGCGCTACAACGGATGGTTCCACTACGCGGAGAAGAAGGGTTACAGCGGCGTGGGAATGTACTGCGCGCCCGAGCCGGATAAGGTAATCACTGGACTGGGCATTGCCGACATAGATTCAGAAGGAAGATATCTGCGCTGCGATTTCGGAAATTTAAGTGTGGTCTCTGTTTATCTTCCGTCCGGTTCGAGTTCGGAAGATCGGCAGGCCGTGAAGTTCAGCTTCATGCGCAGGTTTTTTCCGCACCTGCGCGAGATCGCCGAGAGCGGTCGTGAATTTGTTTTATGTGGTGACTGGAACATTGCGCACAAGGAAATCGACTTGAAAAACTGGCGCGGAAATCAAAAAAATTCAGGATTTCTTCCCGAGGAACGCGCATGGCTTACACGTGTATTCGACGAACTCCACCTGGTGGACGTATTTAGGGTTTTGAATAAACAGCCGGAACAATACACGTGGTGGTCGAACCGCGGCCAGGCATGGGCCAAGAATGTAGGATGGCGCATCGACTACCATATAGCTACGCCGGGAATCGCAAGCAAGGCGAAGCGGGTAAGCATCTATAAAAGCAGGCGCTTCTCAGACCATGCGCCGCTTACCATCGATTACGATTACCGACTTTAA
- the gatA gene encoding Asp-tRNA(Asn)/Glu-tRNA(Gln) amidotransferase subunit GatA, whose translation MLNYSLKQLSDLVASKNISSVELTQEFLRRIEKLNPHYNAFITVNEEASLEQAHAADSRIAQGLGQPLTGIPIAQKDIFCAKGWRTTCGSKILSNFVAPYDAHVVERFNGTGMVNLGKTNMDEFAMGSSNETSFYGPVKNPWDAQTVPGGSSGGSACAVAARMAPAAIGTDTGGSIRQPAALCGISGIKPTYGVVSRYGMIAFASSLDQGGPMAKSAEDLALMLNVMAGFDERDSTSLNRPPEDYTRDLTKPLSGLKIGLPREYFAQGLSEDVARAVEAAIGQYQKLGASTVEISLPNTKLSIPVYYVLAPAEASSNLSRYDGVRYGYRAPQYDDLLDMYCKTRAQGFGSEVKRRILIGTYVLSHGYYDAYYLKAQKLRRLIARDFAQAFETCDVIMGPTSPTTAFNLGEKSGDPVQMYLSDIYTIGVNLAGLPGMSIPCGFGTRKLPVGLHIIGKYFSEARMLNIAHQYQLATDWHDRMPEGI comes from the coding sequence ATGCTTAACTACAGTCTAAAGCAACTCTCCGACCTGGTTGCATCGAAAAACATTTCCAGTGTGGAACTCACCCAAGAATTTCTCCGACGCATCGAAAAGCTCAACCCGCATTACAACGCATTTATAACCGTTAATGAAGAAGCGAGCTTGGAGCAGGCGCACGCTGCCGATTCCAGGATCGCGCAAGGCCTGGGACAGCCGTTAACGGGCATTCCCATTGCCCAAAAAGACATCTTCTGCGCCAAGGGATGGCGAACCACCTGTGGCTCGAAAATCCTTTCCAATTTCGTTGCGCCTTACGATGCGCATGTAGTAGAGCGCTTTAACGGTACTGGCATGGTGAACCTGGGCAAAACCAACATGGATGAATTCGCGATGGGTTCCTCCAACGAGACTTCTTTCTACGGTCCGGTGAAAAATCCCTGGGATGCGCAAACGGTACCGGGTGGCAGTTCCGGCGGTTCAGCGTGCGCGGTTGCGGCGCGCATGGCGCCGGCAGCGATTGGCACCGACACCGGAGGATCGATTCGCCAGCCCGCAGCTCTTTGTGGAATCTCAGGAATAAAGCCAACGTACGGTGTAGTATCGCGATACGGAATGATTGCTTTTGCGTCCAGCCTGGATCAGGGCGGTCCGATGGCAAAAAGCGCGGAAGATCTCGCGCTAATGTTGAACGTCATGGCCGGATTCGACGAGCGTGATTCCACGAGCCTGAACCGTCCTCCAGAAGATTACACTCGCGACCTGACCAAGCCGCTGAGCGGGCTCAAAATCGGTTTACCGCGTGAATATTTTGCACAAGGTTTGAGCGAGGACGTGGCGCGGGCGGTGGAGGCTGCCATAGGACAATATCAAAAACTCGGCGCGTCCACGGTCGAAATCTCGCTCCCCAACACCAAGCTTTCGATACCGGTGTATTACGTGCTTGCTCCCGCGGAAGCATCATCCAATCTCTCGCGCTATGACGGCGTGCGTTACGGCTACCGCGCGCCGCAATACGATGATCTCCTCGACATGTACTGCAAGACCCGCGCCCAGGGCTTCGGCTCCGAAGTGAAACGCCGGATACTTATCGGTACCTATGTGTTGTCGCACGGTTATTACGATGCCTATTACCTTAAGGCACAGAAGCTGCGGCGGCTCATCGCGCGGGATTTCGCGCAGGCTTTTGAAACGTGCGATGTCATCATGGGACCGACCAGCCCAACGACTGCGTTTAATTTAGGCGAAAAATCGGGCGACCCGGTGCAAATGTATCTTTCCGACATTTACACAATCGGGGTAAACCTCGCAGGCCTCCCGGGCATGTCAATTCCTTGCGGCTTCGGCACTAGGAAACTTCCTGTGGGCTTGCATATCATTGGCAAATATTTCAGTGAGGCGCGGATGCTGAATATCGCCCACCAGTACCAGTTGGCGACCGATTGGCATGACCGTATGCCTGAAGGGATCTGA
- the gatC gene encoding Asp-tRNA(Asn)/Glu-tRNA(Gln) amidotransferase subunit GatC, producing MGNQNRPLSLDDVKRIAYLARIAIDSSEAAAMLKQLSGIFALIQKMQVVDTAGIEPMSHAQDVVLRLRDDVVTESDQHELFQSVAPKVQAGLYLVPKVIE from the coding sequence ATGGGTAACCAAAATAGGCCTCTGTCCCTAGACGATGTCAAACGCATCGCGTACTTGGCACGTATTGCAATCGACAGCTCCGAGGCGGCTGCGATGCTCAAACAGCTGTCTGGAATTTTTGCGCTCATCCAAAAAATGCAGGTGGTGGATACCGCGGGCATCGAGCCCATGTCGCACGCCCAGGATGTGGTATTACGATTGCGCGACGACGTCGTAACCGAATCCGATCAGCACGAGTTATTTCAATCCGTCGCGCCCAAGGTGCAAGCAGGCTTGTATCTTGTTCCCAAGGTCATAGAGTGA